In the Oreochromis aureus strain Israel breed Guangdong linkage group 14, ZZ_aureus, whole genome shotgun sequence genome, one interval contains:
- the LOC116323657 gene encoding succinate receptor 1: protein MVLNCTEIVVALETYYLTTFYGIEFSVGFFGNLLVVLGYIFCLQQWQSCNIYLFSLAVSDLLFLSTLPRLCYLYSNHKEENNVYVCVINRYVLHVNLYSSILFMVWLSMDRFLLIKYPMRNNYLLRPRTALIVTGLSWIAVNVEVAPMITLMVQDLKEKNWTKCRDFASLKGDISVLGYSLGLTVTGYILPMLGLCVFSYQIAHLLRVQERALQRSTASSYKRPLKVVASAAALFLVLYTPYHVLRNVSIATMQEWAGLEKCTKMHIKSMYILTRPIAFFHSVINPIFYFLMGDKFRDLLVSKIRNIVSRTVVQRNPS, encoded by the exons ATG GTGCTTAATTGTACGGAGATAGTTGTGGCACTGGAGACCTATTACCTGACAACATTTTATGGAATTGAGTTCTCTGTTGGTTTCTTTGGCAACCTGCTGGTTGTACTTggttatatattttgtttacaacAGTGGCAAAGCTGCAACATTTACCTCTTCAGTCTTGCAGTTTCAGACCTTCTTTTCCTCTCCACATTGCCACGCCTCTGCTACCTTTATTCAAATCACAAAGAAGAGAACAATGTCTATGTTTGTGTTATCAACCGCTATGTCCTGCATGTAAATCTTTACTCCTCCATACTCTTTATGGTTTGGCTCAGCATGGACCGCTTCCTGCTCATAAAGTATCCAATGAGGAACAATTATCTGCTCAGGCCACGAACAGCTCTGATTGTTACAGGGTTGAGCTGGATAGCTGTCAACGTTGAAGTTGCCCCAATGATAACGCTGATGGTGCAGGacctaaaggaaaaaaattggACCAAGTGCCGAGATTTTGCCAGTCTGAAGGGAGATATCAGTGTGCTTGGCTACAGCTTAGGGCTGACAGTGACGGGTTATATTCTCCCTATGTTGggactttgtgttttttcctaccaAATAGCACACCTACTGCGTGTCCAGGAAAGGGCTCTGCAGCGCAGCACAGCGTCATCATACAAGCGGCCTCTAAAGGTGGTTGCATCAGCGGCAGCGCTATTTCTGGTTCTCTACACTCCCTACCATGTGCTTAGAAATGTGTCAATAGCAACTATGCAAGAATGGGcaggactggagaagtgtacaAAGATGCACATAAAGAGTATGTATATCTTGACCCGACCTATAGCTTTTTTTCACAGTGTAATCAACCCCATCTTCTACTTCCTCATGGGTGACAAGTTCAGAGACCTCCTAGTATCTAAGATTAGAAATATAGTCAGCAGAACAGTGGTGCAAAGAAACCCTTCATGA